One window of the Zea mays cultivar B73 chromosome 3, Zm-B73-REFERENCE-NAM-5.0, whole genome shotgun sequence genome contains the following:
- the LOC103651095 gene encoding calcium-dependent protein kinase 2, with protein MGNCCPGSGDAEPAPAASADPSSRLHSGGTSLKAGASVSSAPTPTKPPAPIGPVLGRPMEDVRSIYTVGKELGRGQFGVTSLCTHKATGERFACKTIAKRKLSTKEDVEDVRREVQIMYHLAGQPNIVELKGAYEDKQSVHLVMELCAGGELFDRIIAKGKYTERAAASLLRTIVEIVHTCHSMGVIHRDLKPENFLLLSKDDNAPLKATDFGLSVFFKQGEVFKDIVGSAYYIAPEVLKRNYGPEADIWSIGVIVYILLCGVPPFWAESEHGIFNSILRGQVDFTSDPWPRISPSAKDLVRKMLTSDPKKRISAYDVLNHPWIKEDGEAPDTPLDNAVMNRLKQFKAMNQFKKAALRVIAGCLSEEEIRGLKEMFKSMDADNSGTITVDELRRGLAKQGTKLSEAEVEQLMAAADADGNGTIDYEEFITATMHMNRMDREEHLYTAFQYFDKDGSGCISKEELEQALKEKGLLDGRDIKDIISEVDADNDGRIDYSEFVAMMRKGTAEQNPKKRRDVVL; from the exons ATGGGCAACTGCTGCCCGGGCTCCGGGGATGCGGAGCCCGCCCCGGCTGCCTCCGCCGACCCTTCCTCCCGCCTCCACTCCGGCGGCACGTCCCTCAAGGCCGGCGCCTCGGTCAGCTCGGCCCCCACGCCCACCAAGCCGCCCGCGCCCATCGGCCCGGTCCTGGGACGGCCCATGGAGGACGTGCGCAGCATCTACACCGTGGGCAAGGAGCTCGGACGTGGCCAGTTCGGCGTCACCAGCCTGTGCACGCACAAGGCCACCGGGGAGCGCTTCGCGTGCAAGACCATCGCCAAGCGGAAGCTGTCCACCAAGGAAGACGTAGAGGACGTGCGGCGCGAGGTGCAGATCATGTACCACCTGGCCGGGCAGCCCAACATCGTGGAGCTCAAGGGCGCCTACGAGGACAAGCAGTCGGTGCACCTCGTCATGGAGCTCTGCGCCGGCGGGGAGCTCTTCGACCGCATCATCGCCAAGGGCAAGTACACGGAGCGCGCCGCCGCGTCCCTGCTCCGCACCATCGTGGAGATCGTGCACACCTGCCACTCCATGGGCGTCATCCACCGCGACCTCAAGCCCGAGAACTTCCTCCTCCTCAGCAAGGACGATAACGCGCCGCTCAAGGCCACCGACTTCGGCCTGTCCGTCTTCTTCAAGCAGGGGGAGGTGTTCAAGGACATCGTCGGCAGCGCCTACTACATCGCTCCGGAGGTGCTGAAGAGGAACTACGGCCCCGAGGCGGACATCTGGAGCATCGGCGTCATCGTCTACATCCTCCTCTGCGGAGTTCCGCCCTTCTGGGCCG AATCCGAGCACGGCATCTTCAACTCCATCCTCAGGGGACAGGTGGACTTCACAAGCGACCCGTGGCCGCGCATTTCTCCGAGCGCGAAGGACCTCGTCAGGAAGATGCTCACCTCTGACCCCAAGAAGAGGATCTCTGCCTACGACGTCCTCA ACCATCCTTGGATCAAGGAAGATGGCGAAGCGCCTGACACGCCACTGGACAACGCTGTCATGaacaggctgaagcagttcaaggCGATGAACCAGTTCAAGAAAGCCGCGCTGAGG GTCATCGCCGGGTGCCTGTCGGAGGAGGAGATCAGGGGTCTGAAGGAGATGTTCAAGAGCATGGACGCCGACAACAGCGGCACCATCACCGTGGACGAGCTGCGGCGAGGGCTGGCCAAGCAGGGCACCAAGCTCAGCGAGGCGGAAGTGGAGCAGCTGATGGCGGCC GCGGACGCGGACGGGAACGGCACGATCGACTACGAGGAGTTCATCACCGCGACGATGCACATGAACAGGATGGACAGGGAGGAGCACCTGTACACCGCGTTCCAGTACTTCGACAAGGACGGCAGCGG GTGCATTTCCAAGGAGGAGCTGGAGCAGGCGCTCAAGGAGAAGGGGCTCCTGGACGGCAGGGACATCAAGGACATCATCTCGGAGGTGGACGCCGACAAC GACGGGAGGATCGACTACAGCGAGTTCGTGGCGATGATGAGGAAAGGGACGGCCGAGCAGAACCCCAAGAAGCGGCGCGACGTCGTGTTGTAG